A segment of the Pseudomonas versuta genome:
CATCAACCCCCTTGATGCTGGCACTGGAGCGGCTGAAGGTGCTGTTGGCGCCCACAATCACCCCATTCCAGGGCGCTGGCAGCCAGTCGAATTTTTGTGAGTACGCCAGTTCCAGCCCGTACAGACTGGCGCTGTCGCCGTTGGCATAGCTGTGGGCTTCGGTGAAATCAGTCCAGATACCACTGCCGGCCAGGTCGTTGTTGTAGACGAAGTTTTTGATGTCCTTGTAGAACAGGAACGCCGACACCGTCCCGGCCCGCCCCATGTAGTGCTCAATGCCCAGATCGAAGTTGCTCGACTCCAGCGGCTTGAGATTCGGGTTGCCGAACTCGGCCACGTCATCGTCAATCACAAACCCCGGCGCCAGCTGGCCAAAGGTCGGGCGCACCACGGCGTTGGTCCAGGCCGCCCGCAGCTGGGTGTTTTTGTCCAGTTGATAGCGCGCATGCAGGCCCGGCAGCCAGTGGTGGTAATCGCGCTGGGTGTCCTGGGCTTCGAACTCGCCATTGCGCACGCCGGTGCCCTTGGCCTCGAATTCGGTGCCCTCGTAGCGCAGGCCGGCAATGAAGCGCCAGTCATCAATGTCCAGGGTGTTCATCAGGTAAGCCGCGTTGATGTCCTCACGCATGGTGAAATCATTGGCCCGTGATTCCTGCTGGTTGTAGTAATCGTCCGGGTTCAGGCCGCCGATCAGGTCCTTGATTGCACCGCCACTGATCCCGGGGCCGAACCGGCCCAGCGAGTAGTGCAGATTGCCCTTCTGGAACCGCTCGAGGTTGAGCTGCGCGTCGCTGTAACCCAGGTCCGCGAAGTCCTCATAGACCCAGGCATTGAGGTCGTTGTCCTTGTTGCGCCGACTGACTTTGCCGCCGAACTTGACCTGAGAGGCATAGCCCTGCACGTCGTAATCGCGGGCCAGATCCAGGCGAATGTTTTTCTCGGTGTCCTTGGTGTTTTGCTCCTCCCAGTCAACTTTGTCGAGGGTGAAGCTGGCCGGGTCGTAAAAACCCGCGCCGATGATCGGGCGCGGTTTTTCGGTGTCGTAAAAGCCACTGTCGGCAAAGCTGGAATTACCTTTGAAGGTCGCCCCGGCGATGTGCCCCGGGCTGTCTTCACTGGATTTGCTGTAGCCGGCCTGCCCGCTCAGCGTCCACAGGCCCATCATGCGTTCACCGCCGAATACGTAGGACTGGATCTCCTGGGTTTGTTCACGCTGCTTGAGTTTGCGCTTGGTCTTGGCCTTGCCCAGCTCGCCCTCGGCTTGCGGGTTGGCAAACTCAAAGGCGGTGGAATTGCGGGTCTCACTGTCCTTGAACCGGCTGTACAGGGTGCGCAGGAAGAGCTTGGTATCGTCGTCAGGCTTGTAATCAAAGTTCAGCCCGCCACCGGTGCGCTCGCGGCTGATGTCGTAGACCCGCTGCTCGAAACTGTTGAGCCGTGCGCCATCGTTGAAGTCCCAGTCGCCACCGGTCTCAACGTTGTCCGAACGAAAGTCGCGCTTGTTCCAGCTCAGGGCAGCGGCCACCCCGAAGTTGTCGATGCCGTCGCCGAGGCTGAAGCGGTCACTGATGGCGCCCGAGACTTTGGGGCTGGTCTGATGGCTGTTCTTGTTGTAGGCGGCTTGGGTACTGGCGGTATAAAACAGGCCGTCATGGTCAAAGGCCGACAGGCTTTGCACATCCACCGTACCGCCCAGCGAGTTGGCGTCCATGTCCGGGGTCAGGGTTTTGATCACCGACAGCGACTGCACCAGCTCGGACGGCAGCACATCCAGCGCCACGGCGCGGCGCGCACTTTCAGGGGACGGTACCAGCGTACCGTTGATAGTCACGCTGTTCAGGTCCGGCCCCAGGCCGCGGACGCTGACAAAGCGGCCTTCGCCCTGATCCCGCTCGACGCTGATCCCGGGCAGGCGCTGCACGGCTTCGGCAACGTTAGCGTCGGGCAACTGAGCCATACCATCGGCATGCACCACGCTTTCGATGGTGTCCGAATTGCGCTGCTGCTTGAGGGCTTTGTCCAGGCTCACGGCCTGCCCGACCACCTCAACGTGCTCGGTGGCGCCAATCGCAGCCTCGGCAGCACTCAGGCGCTCGCTGGCAATCGCCATGGCCAGTGCGCTGAACGTGAAGCCGACCCACTGCACCTTGCTCCGACACATGTACATGCTTGTCCTCCCCCGCAATCACCTAGGTCGGGCAAATGGCCCGACAACCTGGGAGCGAACGCTAGGGTCGGGCAATGACAGTGCTGTGACAGTGTTGGGCCAACAGCCCCGAAACAGAGGCGTTTTAGCCCCAAAAGGGGGCCAGATGAGCTGATTTGACCCGGTTTCGCACCTCTGCCGGGATGGCATTACCCTATTGTTTAAACGCAAACCTCTATAGCAGCCATCGCCGGCAAGCCGGCTCCCACAAGATAGGGCGCTTGCTGATCCCCTGCGGGGGCTGGCTTGCCAACGATGGCATCACGCCACTCTGCTCATGATCCGCGGCGCCTGCAGCCCATAATCGGGCAAGAGGCCTGAGCTGATTCG
Coding sequences within it:
- a CDS encoding TonB-dependent receptor, with amino-acid sequence MYMCRSKVQWVGFTFSALAMAIASERLSAAEAAIGATEHVEVVGQAVSLDKALKQQRNSDTIESVVHADGMAQLPDANVAEAVQRLPGISVERDQGEGRFVSVRGLGPDLNSVTINGTLVPSPESARRAVALDVLPSELVQSLSVIKTLTPDMDANSLGGTVDVQSLSAFDHDGLFYTASTQAAYNKNSHQTSPKVSGAISDRFSLGDGIDNFGVAAALSWNKRDFRSDNVETGGDWDFNDGARLNSFEQRVYDISRERTGGGLNFDYKPDDDTKLFLRTLYSRFKDSETRNSTAFEFANPQAEGELGKAKTKRKLKQREQTQEIQSYVFGGERMMGLWTLSGQAGYSKSSEDSPGHIAGATFKGNSSFADSGFYDTEKPRPIIGAGFYDPASFTLDKVDWEEQNTKDTEKNIRLDLARDYDVQGYASQVKFGGKVSRRNKDNDLNAWVYEDFADLGYSDAQLNLERFQKGNLHYSLGRFGPGISGGAIKDLIGGLNPDDYYNQQESRANDFTMREDINAAYLMNTLDIDDWRFIAGLRYEGTEFEAKGTGVRNGEFEAQDTQRDYHHWLPGLHARYQLDKNTQLRAAWTNAVVRPTFGQLAPGFVIDDDVAEFGNPNLKPLESSNFDLGIEHYMGRAGTVSAFLFYKDIKNFVYNNDLAGSGIWTDFTEAHSYANGDSASLYGLELAYSQKFDWLPAPWNGVIVGANSTFSRSSASIKGVDAATGASLKRDIDLPNQSNTVGNLMLGWEDDKLSLRLSANYKSDYLYELAGINDKAHDTHVDAQTFVDFSARYALTENLQINFDAQNLTDQPYFVYSGNSRYNNQYEEYGPTFSLGLTFTHF